The following are from one region of the Paenibacillus bovis genome:
- a CDS encoding RluA family pseudouridine synthase — MTSSMDQSNSHNSHANSSLSNRPAAERRGEWLEIMPGRELDLQQTEQRHTRMMQWLESRSFPAKLLGRLHSKGEIKINGDRIRLRLFPAVEYGFEPRYDHPAEILYEDDYVLVAHKPAGMAVHPSDPQDTRITLAHAIAAHYESTGQDCAVRHVHRLDEDTTGPVLYAKNEFALSLLDEQMRDKHIGRRYIALVQGNVNEQLTVIDEPIGKDRHHKQRRRVSPGGQSAVTYIEKVAGTKAASLVRLKLETGRTHQIRVHMSYMGHPLIGDSLYGGRSDLLSRQALHGEQLVFIHPWTAEDIIINDPWPADIQKLAIDLKLIEKE, encoded by the coding sequence ACGCCGCGGTGAATGGCTGGAGATTATGCCTGGTCGCGAGCTGGATCTGCAGCAGACCGAGCAGCGTCATACCCGGATGATGCAATGGCTGGAAAGTCGTTCTTTTCCCGCCAAACTGCTGGGCAGACTGCATTCAAAAGGTGAAATCAAAATCAACGGAGACCGTATCAGACTGCGCCTTTTCCCGGCTGTAGAATATGGCTTTGAACCGCGCTATGATCATCCGGCAGAGATTTTGTATGAAGATGATTACGTACTGGTCGCTCACAAGCCGGCAGGTATGGCGGTACATCCTTCCGATCCGCAGGACACGCGAATTACACTCGCTCATGCGATTGCTGCACATTATGAAAGTACAGGCCAGGACTGCGCTGTCCGCCATGTACATCGTCTGGATGAAGATACGACAGGACCAGTATTATACGCCAAAAATGAATTTGCCCTTTCCCTGCTGGATGAGCAGATGAGAGACAAGCATATTGGCAGACGGTATATTGCGCTTGTGCAGGGTAATGTGAATGAACAGCTTACGGTGATCGACGAACCGATTGGCAAGGATCGTCATCACAAGCAGCGCCGCCGTGTATCACCGGGTGGTCAATCGGCTGTTACGTATATAGAAAAGGTAGCAGGAACCAAAGCCGCTAGCCTCGTCCGGTTGAAATTGGAGACAGGGCGTACCCATCAGATTCGTGTTCATATGAGCTATATGGGACATCCACTGATCGGGGATTCACTGTACGGCGGTCGCAGTGATCTGCTGAGTCGTCAGGCACTGCACGGCGAGCAGCTTGTTTTTATCCATCCATGGACAGCAGAAGATATCATTATAAATGATCCATGGCCTGCCGATATACAGAAGCTGGCAATAGACCTCAAGTTGATTGAAAAGGAATAA